Proteins co-encoded in one Malus domestica chromosome 09, GDT2T_hap1 genomic window:
- the LOC103443159 gene encoding putative Myb family transcription factor At1g14600 — protein MHTNSITMSKKEIMKGSSHRIGVRKYHKSELPRLRWTSQLHELFVEAVQSLGGKYKATPKRILQMMSVKGLEISHVKSHLQMYRSFKDNNINIFSEDHSSSVFSAFPSQTHQRSSENYVRYDELKDMENVMHSESDEEAAGKQHAIHQNTHTSELSRLSMDDQTCQLYGLCELSLSFDPVTNRNQRERQFRPSADEHSSSESTSTGNFSNIQVAGNHINLDLTI, from the exons ATGCATACGAATTCGATTACGATGTCGAAGAAAGAAATTATGAAAGGTAGTTCTCATAGAATTGGAGTGAGGAAATACCACAAATCTGAGCTTCCACGCTTGCGGTGGACATCTCAACTGCATGAACTCTTTGTTGAAGCTGTTCAAAGCCTTGGAGGAAAATACA AAGCCACTCCCAAGCGGATTTTGCAGATGATGAGTGTGAAGGGACTGGAAATTTCTCATGTCAAAAGCCATCTGCAG ATGTACAGGAGCTTCAAGGATAATAACATCAATATTTTTTCTGAAGATCACAGCAGTAGTGTCTTCTCCGCTTTCCCAAGTCAAACTCATCAAAG GTCATCAGAGAATTATGTAAGATACGATGAGCTAAAAGATATGGAAAATGTAATGCATTCTGAATCTGACGAGGAAGCTGCTGGCAAGCAACATGCTATACACCAG AATACTCATACATCAGAACTCAGCAGATTGTCTATGGATGATCAAACTTGTCAACTGTACGGACTTTGTGAGCTCTCATTGTCGTTTGATCCGGTGACGAACCGAAACCAAAGAGAGAGACAGTTTCGGCCTTCAGCTGATGAGCACTCTAGTTCGGAATCAACCTCAACTGGCAATTTCAGTAACATTCAGGTTGCAGGCAATCACATAAACTTAGACTTAACCATTTGA